Proteins encoded in a region of the Podarcis muralis chromosome 2, rPodMur119.hap1.1, whole genome shotgun sequence genome:
- the HTATIP2 gene encoding protein HTATIP2 produces the protein MTVPSTEEMKSFWKSFQEKNQTCFILGASGETGKELLAELLRRQLFSKITLIGRRKLEGSLYSNVSQEVVDFEKLDESVAAFQGHDVGFCCLGTTKAKAGVDGFVRVDRDYVEHSARLAKAGGCHHFVLQSGKGANSSSRFFYLRVKGEAEDRVQAVGFDRCSIFRPAVLLCDRQESRPAEWMAQKFLGVVALVFPTALSVPTVTVAQAMLNHVVMPGKEGQKVYVLENADIHALGQAK, from the exons ATGACTGTCCCCAGCACAGAAGAAATGAAGAGCTTCTGGAAAAGTTTCCAGGAGAAGAACCAAACCTGTTTCATCTTGGGTGCTTCTGGTGAAACTGGGAAGGAACTCCTAGCTGAGCTCTTGAGGCGACAGCTTTTCTCCAAGATTACCCTCATTGGCCGCCGGAAGTTGGAAGGATCACTTTACAGCAATGTG TCACAAGAAGTTGTTGACTTTGAGAAACTGGATGAATCGGTGGCTGCCTTCCAAGGCCATGATGTTGGGTTTTGCTGCCTGGGGACAACAAAGGCCAAAGCCGGAGTG GATGGATTTGTGCGggtcgaccgtgactacgttgaGCACTCTGCGAGACTCGCCAAAGCTGGTGGCTGTCACCACTTTGTCCTGCAGTCGGGCAAAGGGGCCAATAGCTCGAGCCGCTTCTTCTACCTCCGGGTTAAG GGTGAAGCAGAGGACAGGGTCCAAGCAGTTGGCTTTGACCGTTGCTCCATTTTTAGACCAGC AGTGCTGCTGTGTGATCGCCAGGAGTCTCGGCCGGCAGAGTGGATGGCCCAGAAATTCCTAGGAGTGGTAGCCCTTGTCTTCCCCACAGCCCTTTCTGTCCCAACAGTGACTGTGGCGCAGGCAATGCTGAATCATGTGGTGATGCCAGGAAAGGAGGGCCAGAAGGTTTATGTGCTGGAAAATGCAGATATACATGCCCTTGGGCAGGCAAAATAA